A genomic segment from Kwoniella shandongensis chromosome 8, complete sequence encodes:
- a CDS encoding histone H4, with translation MSGRGKGGKGLGKGGAKRHRKVLRDNIQGITKPAIRRLARRGGVKRISGLIYEETRGVLKIFLESVIRDSVTYTEHAKRKTVTSLDVVYALKRQGRTLYGFGA, from the exons ATGTCTGGACGAGGAAAAGGCGGTAAAGGTCTCGGCAAGGGTGGTGCCAAGCGACACAGGAAAGTCCTTCGTGACAACATCCA GGGTATTACCAAGCCTGCTATCCGACGATtagctcgacgaggtggtgtcAAGCGAATCTCGGGTCTCATCTACGAGGAGACCCGAGGTGTCCTCAAGATCTTCCTCGAGTCGGTCATCCGAGACTCTGTCACTTACACCGAGCACGCCAAGAGAAAGACCGTCACTTCTCTCGATGTCGTCTACGCTCTCAAGAGACAAGGTCGAACCTTGTACGGTTTCGGTGCTTAA